Proteins from a single region of Macrotis lagotis isolate mMagLag1 chromosome 2, bilby.v1.9.chrom.fasta, whole genome shotgun sequence:
- the LOC141510982 gene encoding dnaJ homolog subfamily B member 8-like, which produces MVNYYKILGVPQNASSADIKKAYHQLALQVHPDKNPENREAAEKKFKQVAEAYEVLSDAQKRDDYDSSRGSSIRREEKGDTSQETSGLEEELMFQRPRTVFQDIFNENGLFSGDFLSTNYVSSSGPRRRSRPRQRYHTSLFDMAPILSTGFSTLVTLGSGRSAGSAWTFIPFMNNTTGNFRFVTTCSQIVNGRRIVTKKIFENGRERIEVEERMIH; this is translated from the coding sequence GCTGACATTAAGAAGGCTTACCACCAACTGGCTTTGCAGGTTCATCCAGATAAGAACCCAGAGAATAGGGAAGCagcagaaaagaaattcaaacaaGTGGCCGAGGCCTATGAGGTTTTGTCGGACGCCCAGAAACGGGATGACTACGACAGTTCCAGAGGGAGTTCTatcagaagagaagagaagggcgACACCAGCCAAGAGACAAGTGGGTTAGAAGAAGAACTGATGTTCCAAAGACCACGTACTGTCTTTCAGGACATTTTTAATGAGAATGGCCTCTTTTCAGGGGATTTTTTATCGACAAACTATGTAAGCAGCTCTGGGCCCCGGCGCCGGTCCCGGCCCAGGCAGAGGTATCACACATCCCTTTTTGATATGGCCCCCATATTGAGCACAGGGTTCTCCACCTTGGTCACACTGGGATCAGGAAGAAGTGCAGGCTCTGCTTGGACCTTCATACCATTCATGAACAATACCACAGGCAACTTCAGATTTGTCACTACCTGCAGTCAAATAGTGAATGGCAGGAGAATCGttacaaagaaaatttttgaaaatgggAGAGAGAGGATCGAAGTAGAAGAGAGGATGATCCACTAG